One Kiloniellales bacterium genomic window, TGGCTGATCCACACCGACTGAGACGCCGGGCCGAGCCCGCGTCCTTCGAGGGGCCGCCGTCAAGCGGACGGCGGCCCCCACCCGGCGGAGACGGAACGCTCGGCCCTGCCGGCTGAAGACCTGCTCTGTTCTCGCATTAGATTTTCTGACCTGCTTGATAGGGATTCGTCGTTTGCGCTGCGCGGCGACGCGCCGCATTTCTTTTCCAAGACTGGACCTGCCGGCAATGCCAAGCCAAGGACAGGTCCAAGCTTCGGATGAGGAGATCTCAAATGAGTTATGCCAAGCCGCAGAGCTTTCAGCCGGCCGGACGCGCGCCGGAGGGGACGCGGATCCGGCTCTATCTCGGCCTCTCGGCGATCCTCGCCCTGGCCGCCTGGGGCCTGGTGAGCGACCCGAAGCTGCCGGACGCCCCCGAGCTGGCGGCGGATCGCGGGACCGCCGCGCCCGGTGCGGGCGCCGGGCAAGAGCCGGTCTTCGACGGCCGCGGCAAGTGGGGCGGCTACGCCCGCTGACCCGGGCCCCTTCGGGCTCGGCCGAAAGACCGACACCGCCCTCTGGCCAAAGGCCTGCCACCTGCGGTTGCCGGACCTCTTTCGTCGGCTAGGCCGCCTTGGCAATCCCTGCTATACTTTCCTGCCAACCAAGCAATCAAGACTTGCAGTAGGAACGGAACGACGGGGAGGTCTTTCGATGACTTCAAGGGAAGCGCAGCGTAGCGCGCTGGTTGCTGCGCTCGCTCTGGTGTTCGCGCTGGTCGGCGCGGCCGGGCCGGCGCCCGCCTTCGACGACGACGATGACGACGACGACCGGCGCAGCGCCCGCAGCCGGATCAAGATCGATGCGCCGAGCGGGTCACTGCGCATCACCGGCGATCGCCTGGTGCTGGAGGCAGCAGAGGACGAGCTGCGCCACAGGGGACCGGGCTACCGGACCAGCCTGATCGACGGCGAGTTGCGCGTCGACATCAACGACGGCCGGCTGGGCATCCGGGACGACGACGACGGCGCAGCGCCGGTCACCGTCGACGTGTTCGATCTGGCAAACTTCGCCGCGTTCCCGATCGTCTGCGGCGACACCACCTACACCTTCGCCAGCGGCGAGTTGATCTTCACCCGGCGAGAGACCAGCGAACGGGACCGTCCGGCGCCCTTCCCGCCCGAGATCGACGACGCCTTTCCCGTCGCCACCCTGGTCGGCGAGATCATCGGCACGGCAATCAACCAGGACGGCGAGGTCTTCGACGTGACCGGGCTCGACAACGCCGACGAGGTCTTCGACGGGACGACTTCACCTCGGTGACGGCGGTCTGGCTGAGCTTCATCGATCAGGACGGCGTGGTGGTGGACCGCGCCGCCTTGAGCGGCCGCTTCAAGGCCGACGAAAAGAGCAGCGAGACCGTCGTGGTCGACCACGGCAACTGCGGGGCCGAGATCGTGCCCGGCGATATCCGGGTCGGGCCCTTCTTCATCTACCCTTACCCGGCGGATCAGGTGATCAAGATCCGGAGCTTCTGAAGGCAGCGGCGGGACGGGAGATTCCCCTCACCCTCTCCCCTTGGCAGAGGGTGGAAGCGGCGTCGGCCGCGAGCGGTTGAGGGATGCAGCTGCGGTAGAGACCTGGAACCACCTACTCCGTGGCGGCGAAGGTGGCGCCCTGGGGCGACCAGGGCGAGAAGCCATAGGGCGGCAGGTCCGGGCGCAGCTCGCGGCGCTGCCGGTCCTCGGCCCAATAGGGCCCCTCGGGCGGCAGGCAGCGGGCGACGTCGATCAGGGCCTCAATGCGAGCCTCGCGCGATTCCTCGCGCTTCGCCGTCTCGATCGCCTCGGCCGGCGCGCCCAGGCAGGCCTGCGCCTCGGCCAGGTTGTGCAGCGCCGGCGCGTAGCCGCGGCTGTCGGCGCTGGCCGTCTCCAGCAGCCCCCGATCACCGGACAGCAGCGCGAGGGCGGCCAGGGCCTCGGCGCGGCGGCCGGATTCGGCGATCCGCTTGGCCGACCTGGCCGCCGCGGCGGTATCGCCGCGGGCCGCCAGCAGGCCGGCCACGCCCTTGCTGACCTCGAAGCCGGTCTTGGCGCCCAGGCGGTGCGCGCGGAAGGGCAGCTGACGGACCAGGTCCTCGTCCTCGGCCACCGTGGCCAGGCCGTAGACCGCCGAGCCGCGCATGAAGGGCAAGGTGATCTCCTGGATCAGGTCCAGCGCCTCCTGGGTCCGGCCGTACCTGGCCAGGGCCGGGACGATCCCGGCCTGGGCCGCCTCGCGCCAGCTGGTCTTCTCGATCTGCTTGGCCAGTGCCAGGGCCTCGTCCAGCTGCCCGGCATCGGCCATGCGCGGCGCGATTCCGGCCAAGGCGGCGTCGCGCAGGGTGCTGGGCGCCTTCTCGGCCACGGCGACGGCCTCGGCGAAGAGCTCCGGCCGGCCGGCGACCGCGGCCACCCCCGCCAGGTTGGGGGCCAGGAAGTCCGACTTGCGGATCTTGCGCGCCGCCACCAGGGCCTCCTCGGTCCGACCCAGCCGCGCGAAGCTGAGCGCGATCCAGGAGAAGGCCGTTGTCCGGGATTCTAGGTGGTCGCGGCCCTTGCCGCTCAGCTTCTGGACCGCGCCCAGACCGAGCTTGATCTCGCCGCCCTCGGCCTGCAGCCGGATGACGTGGGCCACGGCCAGGGCCTTGTACTCGCTGACCGGGATCCTGCCGGCGACCGCGAGGCCGGCCTGGAACTCGCCGCGCTGGGCCAGGGCCTCGACCACCTTGGCCAGGGCCGAGGAGCGCTCGGTGATCCAGGGGATCTTGCCCGCCGTCTTGACCGCCTCCTGGGCCAGGCCGAGCTCGCCCTGGCGCCGCGCGATGATGCTGAAGGCCCGGCCGGTGCCCATCGGCCGGCTGGCGGCCAGGGCCTTGGCCTCCTTCAGAAGCTCAGGCTTCGACCAGGCCGCGCCGAGTGCGGCGAGCTGGCTGCTCGCCTCGGCATCGGTCCTGTCGACCTCGGCCAGGGCCAGAGCCAGGACGCAGTCCTTGTCCGGCCGCGCGGCACAGTCGCCGGAGGCCGGGCCGGGTGCCGGTGCCGCCACGGCGACGGCCGTGGCCCCGGGCGCGCTGGTCGGGGTCGCGGACGCGGTCTCGGCAGGCTCCGAGTCCAGGACCTCGCAACCCATCAAAACCAGACCCGCCAGCGGTACCAGGACACAGGCCGGGACACAGAACAACCGTCTCATGACTCGAAACCTCCGAAACACTTGCCTATCCAGTCTGCGCCAGCCGGCGCCAAAGCAAAAGAGCCCGTGCTTCCAAGCCGGGCGGCACTATGCTATGAGCAGCGCCCTTTTCACTCCCAGCGGCTCTCGAAAGGCCGGCCGATGACCGATCCGATTCACGAAATGCTGGCAGAGCGCCCCTGGCTCCTGGCCGACGGCGCGACCGGCACAAATCTCTTCCTGGCCGGCCTGGGTCACGGCGACGCGCCCGAGCTCTGGAACGTCGAGCGGACCGAGCCGGTCTACGACCTGGGCAAGGCCTTCGTCGATGCCGGCGCCGACATCATCCTGACCAATTCCTTCGGCGGCACCCGGCATCGGCTGAAGCTGCACAAGGCCGAGGACCGGGTCACCGAGCTCAACGCCGCCTCGGCCCGCCTCGCCCGCCGGGCCGCCGACAGCGTCGGGCGCCGGGTCCTGGTCGCCGGATCGATCGGCCCGACCGGCGAGCTCTTCCAGCCGCTGGGTCCGCTCAGCGCGGCCGACGGCCTCGCCGCCTTCCGTGAACAGGCCGAGGCCCTGGCCGAGGGCGGCTGCGACCTGCTCTGGGTCGAGACCATGTCCTCGGTCGAGGAGCTGAAGGCCGCGGTCGAGGGCGCCGGCGCGACCGGCCTGCCGATCGTCTGCACCATGAGCTTCGACACCAACGGCCGGACCATGATGGGCGTCATGCCGGGCGAGGT contains:
- the bmt gene encoding betaine--homocysteine S-methyltransferase; translation: MTDPIHEMLAERPWLLADGATGTNLFLAGLGHGDAPELWNVERTEPVYDLGKAFVDAGADIILTNSFGGTRHRLKLHKAEDRVTELNAASARLARRAADSVGRRVLVAGSIGPTGELFQPLGPLSAADGLAAFREQAEALAEGGCDLLWVETMSSVEELKAAVEGAGATGLPIVCTMSFDTNGRTMMGVMPGEVAALVKRLDPRPVAYGGNCGVGAAELVAALLNMAESADPDDVLVAKSNCGIPEFVKDEIHYTGTPELMADYARMALDVGARIIGGCCGTTPMHLAAMHEALSGYERGPKPSLEQVVACLGAISTGASEQQQAGGLLQRPDREGRRRRGRRREAGSEDTPRF